Genomic window (Candidatus Nitrosocosmicus franklandus):
TTTTCTAAAGTTAGATCCAAACATGTGTATCGGCTTTACCTTATTGCAGTATGGTCAGATTCAGATATCTTGATTATGTGAATTAATCGAATAGTCGAGTCCAGACCAAGTACATTGAAAATCGCAAAATTTTTTGAACCAGACCAAAATGTTTTAATTCTATCTTATATGATTACTCATAATGAACCTAATTAAAAAATCAGTAATACTTGGAATGGCACCTGCTTTTCTCCTTTTAGTTGCATCGGCAATTACCGGTAGTGTGCCTGTAAACGTCATTGCACAATCGGAAATAGATCCAGGAACACCTGGAGAAGTAGGGACAACTAATAATTCTGAGGTCGACTACCAACCGTTGAACTTGACAGGACCTGAAACAATTGAAGAGTTTGAAAGTATTGAGGGTAGCAATGCCGACATTTTAGGAAATGATACTAATATAAGCAATACTAACAATACCTTAACAGATAGCATAACCGTAAACGAACAGGAAGACTGTATGCAATTAGGTAATCAATCCGGAGTGGATTGTCCCTAATCTTTTTTCATTTATTTCTAAATGATACTTATTTATCTACTTGACTTAACCTTTGCGCGTTAAACTTGAAATATATTGCAAGTTCAAAAGAATTCAATTATCTTATTCCTAGTACTGTAAATGAATAATGATAAACGATTAATGGAAAAAATTTCTTGGCTTTACGATTCTCTTTTTTTGGTCTCTATGAGAATTGAAATTGTTTATTAATAATCTAAAAGATTGCCTAAAACTGATGAGCATTTTGCAAATGCTTTTTGCTATGTTCCTTTCTAGTCTGTTTAGAGCTAACTATCATTCAATTATCTATGTAATTCTGGGTAAAGGTCTATTGAGGCTAATGTGGGAACGCCTACCTAGATCAACCAATTTTACAAGACAACGGGGTCTATCACATTCAATTGGAAGAAGCTCGAGTTTTAATCTAGATTTCTTAACAGAATTAACAACATCACAGGATCGTCATGCTCTGTTTCGAATATAACACTAACTAATGTCCAACCAAATAGTATATTGACTGACAGCTTAAATAGAGATGTTATGATTTTATCAATCGATTTTCCCTTACAGAATTATTAGACAGAGAATACTAAAAAGGTAAATAATTTTGCAACGGGATTTTGATCACCCTGTGCCTTATTCTACGCTACCAAAACTGATCGAGTTTTATTTTTTCTGTGGTGTCTAAGAATCTATAGGAAGTATGTTTGATGCAATTCGCTAGAAAATATTTTTACTCTTGCTGATCATGTTTCTACTGTTACTTTGGATGGTGGCTTTGGCAAAAATGTACCGCTAATCTCATCTTATTCGTATTTGGTTCCATTAGTATTTAATGAATATAGTAAAGTTCAAAAACTGAAATAAAGTATCTACTACATTTGTAAACAGGACCTTTAATTTAAATAAGCATAGATGATTTATGGGTAGTTGCAAAAAGAATGACTCTAGAGATAATAAATATAAAGTTGTTTGACGCACCCTTTTTGAATCTTGATTATTGTATAACTAATAATATTCAACTATCAAACTTGTATGTCAATCCGTGAACGATTGTTTATGGATTGGAATATTTGATGTTGTTGTAGAATTACGAATTGTAACTGTGTGTTAGTGGGTAAATATCAAATTTTCATGCTAAGTGTTTTCATTTAAATAATAAATGACCATGTTTTGATGAGATCATCTAAGGCCTTGAACACTAGTTGTGTGTATTTTTGACAATTTTCAATCCAAAATATAATCGTAATCCATGTTCATTCTAATCAATTATATACTAAATAATCTCTTGTTAATAGGTTTGAAGTGGACTTTCCTAACTACATTAAGGGATTGGAGACAATACGTAATAGAGATTTCTTCTGGGTCTATTTAGAGAAACCTACTAGGGAAAAGTTGGAATTTATAGCCAAGAAATTTCCTATTCGTGAGTTAAATATAGAAGACTGTTTATCGAAAAATCAACTACCTAAAATTGATCGATATGAGGATCACGTATTTGTCATACTTCAATTTCCCACGATCTCGAAGGAACAGGCCTCTCCTAGCATTTCCCAACTGTCTTTCTTCATAGGAACAGACTATTTGATATCGATTACTCAAGGGGATCTTCAGCCTTTATCGTCCTTGTTTCAAAAATGTAAGGAAGGCGATACAACTATTCGAAATAATCTAATGGGTGCATCACCTGGCTATCTTCTCCATTCTATCCTTGACACTTTGGTAGATAATATGCTACATATTTTGATGAAGATAATCGGAAAATTGGATGATATAGAGGATGAGGTATTTGACGACAAGTTTTCAAATGCTAGAGATTTGTCTATTCTTAGGAGAGAAATTACTACCCTTAGAAGAATCGTTTTGCCATTAAAAAGAATAATGCTGGAAATTACATCTAGAGATGTCAAGCGTTTCTCGCCGGAAGCAGAACATGAAGACTTGATAGACTACTTTGATAATATTAACGACCATATTTCAAAGGTATTGGAGGCTCTCGATGAATCAAAGGAGACCATTGAAATTTACAAAGACACTGATAACATGTTAAATTCAGAAAAAACTAACAAGATCTTAAGCTTTCTTACAATCTTGTTCACCTTGTCTATACCTATTACTGTTGCTGGTACTTTCTATGGCATGAACATTGCGATTCCTGGAAGCATAAATGGTGGTGAAAGCATTCTTGACTATATACCACTGGCTATCGTGTGCTTTATATCTGCAATGGGGGCAGGTATCATGGTTTATTATTTTAAAAAACTTGGATGGATAAATTCATAGGCATGCTTGTGTACAAATTTAAATTTATATGATATCATACTTAATTTGAAAATGCCATTTGATCATTTTTTTCTTTAGTTGCCGTAATTATGTTAATCTCCATAACCAGGATCTCGTGAAATGAGTTCAAGAAATTCCATCCAAGAACCATGGGTCGCTTTGACTATTCTTAGTTCGCTTGCTTTAATTGCTATGTACGGAGAAACGATGCTAATTCCTGCACTACCATTCGTGATAAACGATTTTGATATTTCTTATAATACTTCCTCTTGGATTTTAACTTCGTATTTGATAGCAGGTGCAGTTATGACTCCTATAATTGGTAAACTCTCAGATATTTATGGTAAGAAAAAAATCTTGCTAATTGTCATAGTTATTTACAGTTTAGGTACTTTGCTGGGCGGTTTGTCAAATAATATTGTAATGCTTATAGTATCAAGAATAATTCAAGGTATTGGTCTGGGAATGTTTCCAGTCGCGTTTGCGATCATTAGAGAAAAGTTCTCGGAGGAAAAATTACCGATAGCCCAGGGAATCTTTACTGCTGTTTTTTCGGCTGGAGCCGTTATTGGACTTGGATTAGGTGCAACTATAGTTGAATATTTTAGTTGGCATATGACATTCTTATCAATTGTTCCATTGATGGTTTTATTACTGACAATTGTATACAAGAGGATTCAGGTTCCTAGTGACAATAACCTTGTTAGCGACAATAACCTAGTTAGCGACAATCATACAAAAATTGATGTACGAGGGACTGTAGTTTTGATTGTTTTAGTTTCTACTTTTCTAACCGGACTAACATATCTGCCATACACAATTTCTGAATCTACTTTCTCAAACCTCATTGTGACTGTAGGATTGTTTTTCATATCTGTAGTACTCTTACCTATATTCATAAATACACAGAGAGTAGCTCATAACCCTATCGTTGACCTCAATTTACTGAAGGATTATGTTTTGTTACCTACCAATATACTCATTATGATTATTGGAATCTTATTTTTCCTAATTTATCAAACTTTGCCTATATTGATTCAGAGCCCCCCTCCTTTTGGTTTTGGAGGTGGGCCTGTTGACACTGCAGCTGTTCAATTACCCTTTATGATACTATCATTTATAATTTCGGTCTTGTCTGGATTTTTAGTAAGCAAGATAGGTAACTTGAAACCTACTGTTTTAGGAACTATTGTTTCAGCAACGGGATTCATCGTACTTTTCTTGTACCATCCTTCACAATTCGTAATTTCGATAGCGTTGGCTGTTGTTGCCATAGGACTAGCGCTATCCGAAATCGGATCTTTTAATGTTTCTTTAGTTTCATCTCCTGTTCATTTGAGCGGCACGGCTTTAGGAATCACTATGCTATTATTCTTAATTGGGATGTCTATAGGACCTTCAATTTCTGGAGTGTTCATGGAAAGTCTCAAATCTCCTGAAGACTCTTTTGGTGAATCGTATCCTAAGTCAATCGCATATAATTTTATATTCTTGACAGCTGTTATGCTCTCTATACTTAGTATTGCCCTGGCAGCGCTAATCACTAAAAGAGTTTTAACAAGAATAGTTTAAAATCACTATAATATTATCGCGGTGTACCCGTACTTCTGTCAGAGTCTATGTTCTGCCCGTATTGCTGATCCTCTTAATCTGAGAAAAGTGATGTAATTCTTATTGTTTGAAATGAAGATGATTAATCATCCAAAGTATGTTGCTGTTATAAGGATCTAATTTGTACTATGTTATTCCTCTTTCAGTAGACATTCATGAGGCCCGATATTAATGTTGTTTTAGTTATTCAAAAATCAAATTGTGTCTAGACTATGTAATAAAGCAATGTAAGAGCAGTTTAGTATGGGCTTATTTGAATAATATTTAAAAAATGAACAAAAGAGGGTTTTAGCTGAACACTGTGCAAACAATAAACCACGAAAGTTATCGATACTGTATGGTAAAAAGTGGACATGGTGTCATTTATATCCAGGATGTCAACCTGTTACGTCAATTATCGGTACCGTATTATCTTATTGAGAATACTGTCAGCATTCTTGAACGGTAACTGGCATTGATGGATGCTTCAAAAAAAGATCAACTAATAGCGGAGTTCATTATGTGTTACTATGAAATTAATTATGGATTTCAATGTTCATGCAACCAAAGTGATAAAAATTTGAAATTATTTTTTGGTTCAAATTAAATCCATAATAATGGAAGACTTAATTACGTTTAACTTCAAAAATGTTTGTTATATATTTCATGTAACAAACAGATCTAGATTGTACAACTATAGTTTTTAAAATGTTGATATTGTTAGCAAATGCTAGTACCTTTTCTATATGACTTTTCTATACCTTCCATTAATTGTAGCTTAGCCAACATATTGGCTTAAACTAATCGGGATTCAATAACAGATATTTTTATTTCCCACGTAAATATTATAATACTTTTTCTCGACCGATATTCCTCTCTGACTTGATTTTTTTCCTTGTTTGCCATTTTATATATGAATCGGAATTTTGCATTGCTTTTTCATACGACTATAATTATTTTTATATATCCAATTAAATTTTTACTATAAATAATATTGTACTTTTTTTTAAGTAGTGAGTTATCAAACTCCTTTATTATATTATGCTATTATTTTATGAATGATAAAGATTTTAACATTAAATGTGCTATTAGTATTATTAGTATTTGTAATTACCGGACCCACGGTTCAGGGTGTAATTTACCAACCTGTTGCTGCTCAGATGAATGGAGAGATGAATTTGAATATGAAAGGTCTATTTGGAAGTATTCAAAACATTCTGACAAATCCATTCGATAGTTTAAATGATCGAGGAGATTCATCAGCTATAACACAAGATAATTCATCACAATCAGATGGATACCAAAATAGCGATACTAAATCAGATGCTGCTACTCTTTACAGTCAAATACAAAGTAGCTTGACCGATCCTTTGGGACAAGTCGATATAACGTTTCCCCCTAAGGCTACCGATCCTCTTGTACCACTTGACCAACCCAGCTCAACCACTTCTATGGAACCAGTAAACCAACCCAGCTCAACCACTTCTATGGAACCAGTAAACCAACCCAGCTCAACCACTTCTATGGAACCAGTAAACCAACCCAGCTCAACCACTTCTATGGAACCAGTAAACCAACCCAGCTCAACCACTTCTATGGAACCAGTAAACCAACCCAGCTCAACCACTTCTATGGAACCAGTAAACCAACCCAACTCAACCACTTCTATGGAACCAGTAAACCAACCCAGCTCAACCACTTCTATGGAACCAGTAAACCAACCCTGCTCAACCACTTCTATGGAACCAGTAAACCAACCCAGCTCAACCACTTCTATGGAACCAGTAAACCAACCCAGCTCAACCACTTCTATGGAACCAGTAAACCAACCCAGCTCAACCACTTCTATGGAACCAGTAAACCAACCCAGCTCAACCACTTCTATGGAACCAGTAAACCAACCCAGCTCAACCGACAAGCCTACAACTGCAGATAGCGAAAGTGTAGATTCTATCTCTCCCCCGACTGACAAGCCCGCATCCTCTGACGACACTACATCCTCTGACGACACTACATCCTCTGACGACACTACATCCTCTGACGACACTACATCCTCTGACGACACTACATCCTCTGACGACACTACATCCTCTGACGACACTACATCCTCTGACGACACTACATCCTCTGACGACACTACATCCTCTGACGACACTACATCCTCTGACGACACTACATCCTCTGACGACACTACATCCTCTGACGACACTACATCCTCTGACGACACTACATCCTCTGACGACACTACATCCTCTGACGACACTACATCCTCTGACGACACTACATCCTCTGACGACACTACATCCTCTGACGACACTACATCCTCTGACGACACTACATCCTCTGACGACACTACATCCTCTGACGACACTACATCCTCTGACGACACTACATCCTCTGACGACACTACATCCTCTGACGACACTACAACTGCAGATAGCGAAAGTATAGAGTCTATTGCTCCTCAAGTCAACAAACCTAAAACTGTTCACAATCCAACGAGTTCATCTAAAAATCCAGATGTTACTAAGATAATATCCCCAAACAATACCAATCCTGGCGCTAGTGGATAAAGTCAGCATAGTCAGACAAAAATTAAGTGAGACCCTATCACTAGAGCAATTCTAATTCTTTTTTTGAACCGATTTTAGCCCCTACATATGACAGTACTATTTTCTTGTACCGTGTCAATTCATATGATGAAAATTTTCTTAGCCTGTATCAGTTTTGAGATGCCTTTTTCCGAAAAAGGAAAATATAATTGGCAAACCGGTAATTAACTTCTATCAATGAAAAATTGATTGGATATACAATGTTTTAGATGGCAAAATAATCTAAGGAACTGACCCGACTTTATGTGAAGACTGAGAGGATATGACTAGAAAGTAACCATTGAATTACAGGATTAACCTGCCTCACAAGTTATCAAACATATATCAAAGTGGATAAAAAATCTACATAAACCTAAATAATGAAAAGTAAAGATTATCTATATGTTACAAACTCCATTGAAATGGACGCCATAATAGAGGTTCATTGTATCAACAAAGAGAACATTCGAATAACTGCAAACTAGATAATTGTATTTACTAAAAATGATTCTCAAAGAAAGCATCACTCAGTCGTTGATCTTTACAACTGTGTGTGCATTCATGTTGTTGGGTCCACAATGATAACAATATTTAAGTTACTTTGACAAAGAGTACCTAAAAAAAGAACAAGTTTCAAGAA
Coding sequences:
- a CDS encoding magnesium transporter CorA family protein, which encodes MDFPNYIKGLETIRNRDFFWVYLEKPTREKLEFIAKKFPIRELNIEDCLSKNQLPKIDRYEDHVFVILQFPTISKEQASPSISQLSFFIGTDYLISITQGDLQPLSSLFQKCKEGDTTIRNNLMGASPGYLLHSILDTLVDNMLHILMKIIGKLDDIEDEVFDDKFSNARDLSILRREITTLRRIVLPLKRIMLEITSRDVKRFSPEAEHEDLIDYFDNINDHISKVLEALDESKETIEIYKDTDNMLNSEKTNKILSFLTILFTLSIPITVAGTFYGMNIAIPGSINGGESILDYIPLAIVCFISAMGAGIMVYYFKKLGWINS
- a CDS encoding MFS transporter, whose product is MSSRNSIQEPWVALTILSSLALIAMYGETMLIPALPFVINDFDISYNTSSWILTSYLIAGAVMTPIIGKLSDIYGKKKILLIVIVIYSLGTLLGGLSNNIVMLIVSRIIQGIGLGMFPVAFAIIREKFSEEKLPIAQGIFTAVFSAGAVIGLGLGATIVEYFSWHMTFLSIVPLMVLLLTIVYKRIQVPSDNNLVSDNNLVSDNHTKIDVRGTVVLIVLVSTFLTGLTYLPYTISESTFSNLIVTVGLFFISVVLLPIFINTQRVAHNPIVDLNLLKDYVLLPTNILIMIIGILFFLIYQTLPILIQSPPPFGFGGGPVDTAAVQLPFMILSFIISVLSGFLVSKIGNLKPTVLGTIVSATGFIVLFLYHPSQFVISIALAVVAIGLALSEIGSFNVSLVSSPVHLSGTALGITMLLFLIGMSIGPSISGVFMESLKSPEDSFGESYPKSIAYNFIFLTAVMLSILSIALAALITKRVLTRIV